A genomic window from Candidatus Zixiibacteriota bacterium includes:
- a CDS encoding 4Fe-4S dicluster domain-containing protein codes for MDFLSTILRPFAHVPRMTGFEDTVARMLEPEYVIIPLEYPGQVLYKPLVKAGTKVRKNQIIGKSALGNCVHASVSGTVREIKPIWTARSFNVPAVVIDRNDEPAWTMDDLFEQYGVQYQSATRLQRLKAAGVVSPWTLPGRFHQEEDVGDFPDVQHIIIKGVNEEPSVFIFEILLQRQAEKVLKGLNRLGNLAPKAQKWLTVPRRLESWAKKLFGSQLKVVVLSDEYKDRIERLVVPKITGIDVPNTEPYRKKGIAVVSAEYLLSMVDALDGVGPFVTKHLTVSSGDGQAPVTVAFPVGTTIKSVLAGVGTNGNSYGRIVVGGPMKGNAQFTDETPLTKSSHGIYLVPREAIPEEVNLTCINCGRCTRACPVRLQVHLIGRYVEHGLLAESKTFHPEACNACGLCTYVCPAHRPLVQLIKMSIQYDRIEL; via the coding sequence ATGGATTTCCTTAGCACCATATTGAGACCCTTTGCTCATGTACCGAGAATGACCGGGTTCGAGGACACTGTTGCCCGCATGCTGGAGCCCGAGTATGTTATCATTCCGCTGGAATACCCGGGACAGGTTCTTTACAAGCCGCTGGTCAAGGCGGGTACAAAAGTCCGAAAAAACCAGATTATAGGCAAGTCGGCGCTCGGCAACTGTGTCCACGCATCCGTAAGCGGCACGGTCAGAGAAATTAAGCCGATCTGGACCGCTCGCAGTTTCAACGTCCCGGCAGTCGTCATCGACCGAAACGACGAGCCGGCCTGGACGATGGATGACCTTTTCGAACAGTACGGTGTCCAGTATCAGTCGGCTACCAGGCTTCAGCGTCTCAAAGCGGCGGGGGTTGTCTCTCCGTGGACTTTGCCGGGACGGTTCCATCAGGAAGAGGATGTGGGCGATTTTCCCGATGTCCAGCATATCATCATCAAGGGAGTGAACGAGGAACCATCCGTTTTTATCTTCGAAATTCTCCTTCAGCGGCAGGCGGAAAAGGTTCTCAAGGGGCTCAATCGGCTTGGCAATCTGGCTCCGAAGGCTCAGAAGTGGCTGACAGTGCCCCGTCGGCTGGAAAGCTGGGCGAAAAAGCTGTTCGGTAGTCAGCTTAAGGTCGTGGTGCTCTCCGATGAGTACAAAGATCGCATCGAGCGGCTCGTGGTGCCGAAGATCACCGGGATCGATGTTCCCAATACGGAACCCTATCGCAAAAAGGGAATAGCCGTTGTTTCGGCTGAGTATCTGTTGAGTATGGTGGATGCTCTTGATGGTGTCGGGCCGTTCGTGACCAAACATCTCACGGTGTCGTCGGGTGATGGACAGGCGCCAGTGACGGTAGCGTTTCCGGTTGGCACGACCATTAAGTCTGTTTTAGCGGGAGTCGGTACCAACGGCAATTCCTATGGCAGGATAGTTGTCGGCGGCCCGATGAAGGGCAATGCCCAGTTTACCGATGAAACCCCGCTGACGAAATCGAGTCATGGAATATACCTGGTGCCGCGAGAGGCCATTCCCGAGGAAGTCAACCTGACGTGCATAAATTGCGGCAGGTGTACGCGGGCCTGTCCGGTGCGGCTGCAGGTTCACCTTATCGGCCGCTATGTTGAGCACGGTCTTCTGGCTGAGTCGAAAACGTTTCATCCCGAAGCCTGCAACGCCTGTGGTCTCTGCACTTATGTATGCCCCGCTCACCGGCCGCTGGTGCAGCTGATCAAAATGAGCATTCAATATGATAGGATAGAACTGTGA
- a CDS encoding cytochrome c3 family protein, giving the protein MNGKLDKKTKSITLIVIVVLAGIAGVAGFVMEKSPSHGERYYWNNPGGPVMFEHRAHFEMSDACENCHHEVIRGDVERDCSECHGEDFDAKDFDHADLMAIESHECGLCHLKDESMPIQNCRECHPKTQDEENRIVACPECHSDEYTEDTITHDEMLAIEGHTCDACHVVRSAADVYHEQCDRCHARENPKLFVDENGNSRCNVCHLK; this is encoded by the coding sequence ATGAATGGTAAATTAGACAAAAAAACCAAATCCATTACACTGATAGTGATAGTGGTCCTGGCCGGGATTGCCGGAGTAGCGGGATTCGTAATGGAAAAATCACCCTCTCATGGCGAGCGCTATTATTGGAACAACCCGGGCGGGCCGGTGATGTTTGAGCACCGGGCGCATTTCGAAATGTCCGATGCCTGCGAGAATTGTCATCACGAGGTGATTAGAGGCGATGTCGAGCGCGATTGCAGCGAATGCCACGGGGAAGATTTCGACGCCAAGGATTTTGACCACGCGGACCTGATGGCGATTGAGTCGCACGAGTGCGGGTTGTGCCATCTCAAGGATGAATCGATGCCTATCCAGAATTGCCGGGAGTGTCACCCCAAAACACAGGACGAAGAAAACCGCATCGTGGCCTGCCCGGAATGTCACAGCGATGAGTATACCGAGGACACAATCACTCATGACGAGATGCTGGCTATTGAGGGGCATACTTGCGATGCCTGCCATGTGGTTAGGTCAGCGGCCGATGTTTACCACGAGCAGTGTGACCGCTGCCATGCCCGTGAAAATCCGAAATTGTTTGTCGATGAAAACGGCAATTCGCGTTGTAACGTGTGCCACCTGAAATGA
- a CDS encoding FAD:protein FMN transferase, translated as MKSTSDIISNFKPWTVIVVTSLITIAGCSSTPRQPAPAELSGQTMGTEYHVKIVTDSTLPESEIQILSAAIDTMLAEINRQMSVYDENSEISAFNKFNDTDWFPVSIATSRVVAHSISVSELTSGAFDITVGPLVNLWGFGPSPDSGQIPGDEQIENALDNVGYYRLAVRSSPPAVKKEFVGAQSDLGGVAKGYGVDQIAGIIRGRGYANYLVEIGGEVCASGVNQNGVPWQVGVQKPGTDFGTVATVSLNNICMATSGDYQNYFEKDGVRYSHLIDPRTGRPITHNLASVTVIDQTCIRADALATGLNVLGPEAGWELANELGLAAQFVTREGDGFVVRNTQRFEKYLLQNK; from the coding sequence ATGAAATCGACATCCGACATCATCAGCAATTTCAAACCATGGACCGTAATCGTTGTAACGTCGCTGATAACCATCGCGGGTTGCTCGAGTACCCCGCGGCAACCGGCGCCGGCTGAGCTGTCCGGCCAAACGATGGGAACCGAGTACCATGTAAAGATTGTCACCGACTCCACCTTGCCTGAAAGCGAAATCCAGATACTTTCGGCAGCCATTGACACCATGCTGGCCGAAATAAATCGCCAGATGTCTGTCTATGACGAAAATTCCGAAATAAGCGCCTTCAACAAATTCAACGACACCGATTGGTTTCCCGTATCGATCGCCACCTCGAGAGTTGTCGCGCACTCAATAAGCGTCAGTGAACTGACCAGCGGCGCTTTCGACATCACCGTCGGGCCGCTGGTAAACCTGTGGGGCTTTGGTCCATCGCCCGATAGCGGACAAATCCCTGGCGATGAGCAGATAGAAAATGCTCTGGACAACGTTGGCTATTACCGTCTGGCGGTGAGGTCGTCGCCTCCGGCTGTGAAGAAAGAGTTTGTCGGAGCCCAAAGCGACCTGGGAGGTGTGGCTAAGGGCTATGGAGTCGATCAGATCGCCGGTATTATCCGTGGTCGGGGTTATGCTAATTATCTCGTCGAAATTGGCGGGGAGGTCTGCGCTTCCGGTGTGAACCAAAATGGCGTTCCCTGGCAGGTTGGCGTACAGAAACCCGGAACGGATTTCGGCACGGTGGCCACCGTTTCCCTCAACAATATCTGTATGGCCACCTCGGGCGACTACCAGAATTATTTTGAAAAGGATGGCGTGAGATACTCGCATCTGATTGATCCCCGCACCGGACGTCCCATCACCCACAACCTGGCCTCGGTCACAGTGATCGACCAGACGTGCATTCGCGCCGATGCTCTCGCGACAGGGCTGAACGTTCTGGGGCCCGAAGCCGGATGGGAACTCGCCAACGAGCTTGGGCTGGCGGCGCAGTTTGTGACACGGGAGGGTGATGGTTTTGTCGTACGAAATACACAGAGATTCGAGAAGTACCTGCTGCAAAACAAATAG
- a CDS encoding DUF1330 domain-containing protein, which produces MSCYFVAQITIHDPDLYERYLDSFDEVFDRYSGTVVAVDDAPVILEGGWPCTRTVLIRFRDKDEAQRWYRSEEYQKIARYRHGAADANIVLIEGRN; this is translated from the coding sequence ATGAGCTGCTATTTCGTGGCACAGATAACAATACACGACCCCGACCTGTATGAAAGATATCTCGACAGTTTTGACGAGGTTTTCGACAGGTACTCGGGTACGGTCGTTGCGGTTGACGATGCACCCGTCATTCTCGAAGGAGGCTGGCCGTGCACTCGAACAGTCTTGATTCGTTTTCGCGATAAGGACGAGGCCCAGAGATGGTACCGGTCTGAGGAATATCAGAAGATTGCCCGGTACCGTCACGGTGCCGCCGACGCCAACATCGTCCTGATCGAAGGCCGTAACTGA
- a CDS encoding ABC transporter permease, which yields MSKWFASYAEIREGVKLALESIRGNKFRSLMTIVGVMIGVGAVILVNTIMDGFNEYAESSIDKIGSNVMYVTKWSEDTDFSNLTEEERRRKDITMREAEAIMEMCPLVKAVSPEKKALRNVIKYGDKEVHTPDDFRGCWPTQPIVTNRDVAFGRFLDDGDMRRKAMVCVIGPEIADALFETHAEAVGKELRINGYKFTVIGVQEKIEDLFGISENDFIYIPMSTFDKLYPNTERVYLLCSATSKETFYQAYDQVVNALRRVRGLRSEDENNFGILTQDRFKEQVLDITKKVQLAATAVAAVGLMVGVIGVMNIMLVAVTQRTREIGVRKAIGARRVNILLQFLVEAATLTGLGGIVGILFGALIGLVITAALDWTYYLSPLWIFIGVSVSAGTGILAGMYPAWRAARIDPIEALRYE from the coding sequence ATGAGTAAATGGTTTGCCTCATACGCGGAGATTCGGGAAGGTGTCAAGCTGGCGCTGGAATCGATCCGCGGCAATAAATTCCGCAGCCTGATGACCATCGTCGGCGTCATGATCGGTGTCGGCGCCGTCATCCTGGTCAACACTATCATGGACGGTTTCAACGAGTACGCGGAGTCCTCGATTGACAAGATCGGCAGCAATGTCATGTACGTCACCAAGTGGTCCGAGGATACCGACTTTTCCAACCTTACCGAAGAGGAGCGACGACGCAAGGACATCACCATGAGAGAGGCCGAAGCTATCATGGAGATGTGCCCGCTGGTGAAGGCGGTTTCACCGGAAAAGAAGGCGCTTCGAAACGTCATCAAATACGGCGACAAAGAAGTTCATACGCCGGATGATTTCCGCGGGTGCTGGCCGACTCAACCGATTGTGACCAACCGCGATGTCGCTTTCGGGCGGTTTCTCGATGACGGGGACATGCGCCGCAAAGCTATGGTTTGTGTTATCGGCCCGGAGATTGCCGATGCTCTCTTTGAGACGCATGCCGAGGCGGTGGGCAAGGAACTGCGGATCAACGGTTACAAGTTTACTGTCATCGGAGTGCAGGAGAAGATCGAGGATCTGTTCGGCATAAGCGAAAACGATTTTATCTATATCCCCATGAGCACTTTCGATAAGCTTTATCCCAACACCGAGCGAGTTTACCTTTTGTGCAGCGCCACCAGCAAGGAGACCTTTTACCAGGCCTACGACCAGGTGGTCAATGCTCTCAGGCGGGTGCGCGGACTTCGGTCGGAAGATGAGAACAATTTCGGAATTCTCACCCAGGACAGATTCAAGGAGCAGGTGCTCGATATCACCAAGAAAGTGCAGCTTGCCGCCACGGCGGTGGCCGCGGTCGGTCTGATGGTAGGTGTAATCGGCGTGATGAATATCATGCTGGTGGCGGTTACCCAGCGAACGCGCGAGATTGGCGTGCGCAAGGCTATTGGAGCGCGACGCGTCAATATCCTGCTGCAGTTTTTGGTGGAAGCTGCCACGCTCACCGGGCTGGGAGGAATCGTAGGTATTCTTTTCGGCGCCCTCATCGGGCTGGTGATTACGGCCGCGCTGGATTGGACTTATTATCTGTCGCCGCTCTGGATTTTTATCGGGGTGTCGGTTTCGGCCGGTACGGGGATACTTGCGGGGATGTACCCGGCCTGGCGCGCCGCCCGCATCGACCCGATCGAAGCCCTGCGGTATGAGTGA
- a CDS encoding ABC transporter permease codes for MILISLVKEATAALWANRLRSGLTVLGMIMGVTSVIAIVATVEGMQEDIERSFESWGPNTFTVTRFGLVLTWEDYAKRMKRKKLTRELIPLIEEGCVNCAQVGAEGYSYETVKYGSKTRRTEVRGETPNVLEMRNFDVTDGRYFTWQDEYRRKNVAFIGQTIKEKLFQGEDPVGKKMRVAGREFLVIGVAEKLDGTMVDGMDDFVAIPLSTHQNMFRQPGNPVNLVISSTSTETLQTAMDEVRVILRSVRRIPYSDTDDFEIVTADTILSFINDITRAFRAVMVSIPLLSIVIGGIVIMNIMMISVTERTREIGIRKSIGARRRNILQQFLYESLILSLIGGGTGIITGVWVGEWMLSSLMDIYVAPTGMAIIMGAGIAIGVGLFFGIYPAMKAARYDPIKALSYE; via the coding sequence ATGATACTGATCTCCCTGGTTAAAGAAGCTACGGCGGCCCTCTGGGCCAACCGTCTGAGGTCCGGCCTTACTGTCCTCGGTATGATAATGGGTGTGACCTCGGTAATAGCGATCGTAGCCACGGTCGAGGGGATGCAGGAAGATATCGAGCGATCGTTCGAATCGTGGGGGCCGAACACCTTCACGGTTACGCGCTTCGGCCTGGTACTTACCTGGGAAGACTACGCCAAGCGGATGAAGCGCAAGAAACTCACCCGCGAGTTGATTCCCCTGATAGAAGAAGGCTGTGTCAATTGCGCCCAGGTGGGGGCCGAAGGATACTCCTATGAAACCGTGAAATACGGCTCCAAGACGCGTCGTACCGAAGTGCGGGGGGAAACTCCCAACGTACTGGAGATGCGCAATTTCGATGTTACCGATGGCCGCTATTTTACCTGGCAGGATGAGTACCGACGCAAAAATGTCGCCTTTATCGGCCAGACCATTAAAGAAAAGCTTTTCCAGGGGGAAGACCCGGTCGGCAAGAAGATGCGGGTAGCGGGACGGGAGTTTCTGGTAATAGGGGTGGCGGAAAAACTCGATGGCACCATGGTTGACGGTATGGATGATTTTGTGGCCATTCCGCTATCGACCCACCAGAACATGTTTCGTCAACCCGGCAATCCCGTCAACCTGGTAATCAGCTCGACATCAACGGAAACACTTCAAACCGCCATGGATGAGGTGCGGGTGATTCTTCGATCGGTTCGTCGCATTCCGTACAGTGACACTGATGATTTCGAGATCGTAACCGCGGACACCATTCTCAGCTTCATTAACGACATCACGAGGGCGTTTCGGGCGGTAATGGTATCGATTCCGCTGCTGTCTATCGTTATTGGCGGTATCGTGATTATGAATATCATGATGATCTCCGTCACGGAACGAACACGGGAGATTGGCATCCGCAAATCGATCGGCGCGCGACGCAGAAATATCCTTCAGCAATTCCTGTACGAATCGCTGATATTATCGCTTATCGGGGGGGGCACGGGAATAATTACGGGCGTGTGGGTCGGTGAGTGGATGTTGTCATCGCTGATGGACATCTATGTCGCCCCGACCGGAATGGCTATCATCATGGGAGCCGGAATCGCTATCGGCGTCGGCCTGTTTTTCGGGATTTACCCGGCGATGAAAGCGGCCCGCTACGATCCCATAAAAGCGTTAAGCTATGAATAG
- a CDS encoding efflux RND transporter periplasmic adaptor subunit — translation MKKRSKKILIIGAAVVVVAVIAVMNFTGSNGEGTMVQADLAYLGDISELVTASGRIQPQTKVDITSEVSAEIVQVYVTDGEQVSRGQRLLLLDTIQYQSDVAQARFSLDEITARTQAALAQFDRDKREYDRQKSLFEQKLSSETEFADAEFAYENSKANYEAMLAQSRNAQARLEKAQDNLSKTVITAPMDGVVTYINAEVGEIAQAQTSFTQGKTLLTIADLSVFEVEVDVDETEVARVKTGHSSSIRVDAFPDSIFAGSVIEVGNSAIISGEGTDSYTTSFRVKVRFDPTDAPIRPGMSASVDVTTAKQDEALLIPYASIVEREFDSDSLKAKDTDSAATTQPSGEVHAAEVDESGDGQDSAADSSADTTTSPKKKEKVKKSGVFIVKDGKAEFVAVATGIADDRNIVALNGLNPGDTVVSGSFQTLRKLSVGDQVVIEPASLEKMKQE, via the coding sequence ATGAAAAAACGTTCCAAGAAAATTCTGATTATTGGCGCGGCGGTGGTTGTGGTAGCTGTCATCGCGGTGATGAACTTTACCGGCTCCAACGGCGAAGGCACCATGGTACAGGCTGATCTGGCCTATTTGGGTGATATATCCGAGTTGGTTACGGCATCGGGTCGGATTCAGCCGCAGACGAAAGTGGATATAACATCGGAGGTCTCGGCGGAAATAGTCCAGGTATACGTGACCGACGGCGAGCAAGTCAGCCGCGGTCAGCGACTGTTGCTTTTGGATACGATTCAATATCAGTCCGATGTAGCGCAGGCGCGCTTCTCGCTCGACGAGATTACCGCCCGCACCCAGGCGGCTTTGGCCCAGTTTGACCGCGACAAGCGCGAGTATGATCGTCAAAAAAGTCTGTTCGAGCAGAAGCTCAGTTCGGAGACGGAATTCGCCGACGCTGAGTTCGCCTATGAGAACTCCAAGGCCAATTATGAGGCGATGCTGGCTCAGTCCAGAAACGCGCAGGCCAGACTGGAAAAAGCCCAAGACAACCTGAGCAAGACCGTTATAACGGCGCCGATGGACGGCGTGGTGACATACATCAACGCCGAAGTTGGCGAGATAGCCCAGGCTCAGACGAGTTTCACGCAGGGCAAAACGCTTCTGACGATTGCCGATCTGTCTGTTTTTGAAGTCGAAGTCGATGTGGATGAGACCGAAGTGGCCCGGGTGAAGACCGGGCATTCGTCGAGCATCCGTGTCGATGCTTTCCCGGACAGTATTTTCGCCGGCAGTGTGATTGAGGTCGGCAATTCGGCCATAATCAGCGGTGAAGGCACCGACAGTTATACGACAAGTTTTCGCGTGAAGGTTCGTTTCGACCCCACCGATGCTCCCATTCGCCCGGGGATGTCGGCCAGTGTGGATGTTACTACGGCAAAGCAGGACGAAGCTTTGCTGATTCCTTACGCCTCTATCGTAGAGCGTGAGTTTGATTCAGACTCGCTGAAGGCGAAGGATACGGACTCGGCCGCGACTACGCAGCCATCGGGTGAAGTTCACGCCGCCGAGGTGGATGAGTCCGGTGATGGTCAAGACAGCGCCGCCGATTCTTCGGCCGATACGACAACGTCGCCCAAAAAGAAAGAAAAAGTCAAAAAGTCGGGTGTTTTCATTGTCAAGGATGGTAAAGCCGAGTTTGTGGCGGTGGCAACGGGCATAGCCGATGACCGCAACATAGTGGCTCTCAACGGCCTCAATCCCGGCGACACGGTCGTGAGCGGGTCGTTCCAGACGCTCCGTAAGCTTTCGGTAGGCGACCAGGTGGTCATAGAGCCTGCCTCTCTGGAAAAGATGAAACAAGAGTAG
- a CDS encoding M28 family peptidase, translating to MKKSLITTILLSIVAISASADDLYKVTLHGRTDALALERLKVEPIMAVFGGYLVLADESLSKKLESSSLDFQLIKSSISCDQLAMDGRQDSKNTERFEVIYEEGRIRLLKVDFDQLMADRIRAEVFPIRQRPIKIEYHPVLAQELSPIATTTLESGELEDLMALIEQDTLESYVGRLEAFYRRLAGTDSNYAARDWIASKFAEFGYDSITIDPFLGQQLWDRHWVQCYNVIATKVGSKYPDKQIVIGGHFDAVPDCPGADDNASGTATVLEIARVLKNIETDMTIIFIGFDAEESWMWGSYHYVDEAVARGDDIVLMINPDMVAHKTNTDAANLYYGVEQGYAELWDQLANTYMGIDAALAGSTASDHLPFQEAGFDVIFVQEGIFSTNYHQSDDSTVHLNFEYMTRMVKTTLATLYVTDQSPPPVDNATLYEPGDGQSQMIAWQPSTVSELDHYSVYYYPTSNQGDMHQINIPSSDTAYTVNGLTEGIEYCFWVAAVDGDGMSSIGNDKLYGTPSSLPGTPHDLLALPVRDGIRFTWNYGYLELDFARFDIIRDGAIIDQAFAEEYIDDDPSLGSEFHSYHVVAVDNDDNHSDTVGIAPVWMKAATLDPGRILAVNRTSVHNLDYVDEVETGVFLREALDGYDFAYYSDTVATTVPDIPDTLQLIDMVDYGIMIIGADAGRYDDIGGDPEWRGILDTIAYYASIGGKVVVFGRWGTKTVLDTIDYQTTSATFDDAYRDFFHIERRVLTPTIQPTTYSLVSDLVGAHSQQTGYPTLEWDSLATLSHTNSNSYTFFTDVAGIPCATFVDLVPGEAEVIYTYDSRDNSIYTEGFPVAWRYLGDDYQYVYFDIPLSFFDRSDAIAALRKAVDELLAWSTPVEEITGFDDLPGAYTLSQNYPNPFNPATEIAYSIPEKAHVTLSVYNILGQKVTTLVDEEKTAGTHHVQWNGTNEKGVMAATGIYLYKMEAGRYKDSKKMLLLK from the coding sequence ATGAAAAAATCGCTGATTACTACCATACTTCTATCGATCGTCGCAATTTCCGCCAGCGCGGACGACTTATATAAGGTAACGCTGCACGGACGGACCGACGCCTTAGCTCTTGAAAGGCTTAAAGTTGAACCGATAATGGCCGTCTTTGGCGGCTACCTGGTACTGGCCGATGAATCCCTATCAAAGAAACTTGAGTCTTCCAGTCTTGATTTCCAACTGATTAAATCCTCAATTTCGTGCGACCAATTGGCTATGGACGGTCGCCAGGATAGCAAGAATACCGAAAGGTTCGAAGTGATCTACGAAGAGGGTCGTATCAGACTTCTGAAAGTCGACTTTGATCAACTCATGGCTGACCGCATCCGGGCTGAAGTCTTCCCCATCCGACAAAGACCGATCAAGATTGAGTATCATCCGGTTCTTGCACAGGAGCTTTCCCCAATAGCGACGACTACATTGGAGTCGGGTGAACTCGAGGACCTTATGGCGCTCATCGAGCAGGATACGCTGGAATCTTATGTCGGCCGTCTTGAGGCCTTCTACCGCCGTCTGGCCGGCACCGACTCCAACTATGCCGCCCGCGACTGGATTGCTTCCAAGTTCGCCGAATTCGGTTACGATTCGATTACAATCGACCCGTTTCTGGGCCAGCAACTCTGGGATCGTCACTGGGTCCAATGCTATAATGTCATTGCCACCAAAGTCGGTTCGAAGTATCCGGATAAACAGATCGTAATCGGAGGACATTTCGATGCCGTGCCGGACTGCCCGGGCGCGGACGATAACGCTTCCGGCACAGCTACCGTGCTCGAGATAGCACGGGTACTTAAAAATATCGAAACCGATATGACGATAATATTCATCGGCTTCGATGCCGAGGAATCCTGGATGTGGGGCTCGTATCATTATGTTGATGAGGCCGTCGCCCGCGGTGATGACATAGTTCTGATGATAAATCCGGACATGGTGGCCCATAAGACCAATACTGATGCAGCTAATCTCTATTACGGGGTGGAGCAAGGCTATGCCGAGCTCTGGGATCAACTGGCCAATACTTACATGGGAATAGACGCGGCGCTTGCCGGAAGTACGGCCTCGGACCATCTGCCCTTTCAGGAAGCCGGCTTCGACGTTATATTCGTTCAGGAAGGCATCTTCTCTACCAACTATCATCAATCGGACGACAGCACCGTCCATCTTAATTTTGAATACATGACCAGGATGGTCAAAACGACCCTCGCCACATTGTATGTCACCGATCAGTCCCCGCCGCCGGTTGACAACGCCACCCTGTACGAGCCGGGCGACGGGCAATCACAGATGATCGCCTGGCAACCCAGCACCGTTTCGGAATTGGACCATTACTCCGTCTATTATTACCCTACATCCAATCAAGGGGACATGCACCAAATCAACATCCCCAGCTCAGACACCGCATACACCGTAAACGGTCTCACCGAAGGGATTGAATACTGTTTTTGGGTAGCTGCCGTGGACGGCGACGGTATGAGTTCAATTGGAAACGACAAGCTCTACGGCACCCCGTCCTCTCTGCCCGGCACCCCGCACGACCTGTTAGCCTTGCCGGTTCGCGATGGAATCCGCTTCACATGGAATTACGGCTACCTTGAACTCGATTTCGCGCGCTTCGATATCATCCGCGACGGCGCCATCATTGACCAGGCATTTGCCGAGGAATACATAGATGACGACCCATCACTCGGTTCCGAATTTCACTCCTACCATGTGGTAGCGGTCGACAACGATGACAACCACTCCGACACCGTAGGGATCGCTCCAGTGTGGATGAAAGCCGCCACTCTCGACCCCGGCCGGATTCTCGCCGTTAACAGAACCTCGGTGCACAATCTCGATTACGTGGACGAAGTTGAAACGGGTGTCTTTCTTCGCGAGGCCCTCGATGGTTACGATTTTGCCTACTATTCCGATACGGTGGCCACGACTGTCCCCGATATTCCGGATACGTTACAGCTCATTGACATGGTTGACTACGGTATCATGATAATCGGCGCCGATGCGGGCCGATATGACGATATCGGCGGCGATCCCGAATGGAGGGGAATCCTTGACACTATCGCTTACTATGCCTCGATTGGAGGTAAAGTCGTTGTGTTCGGTCGCTGGGGCACCAAGACCGTGCTTGATACTATCGATTATCAAACGACCTCGGCCACATTCGATGACGCCTACCGCGACTTCTTCCACATCGAACGTCGCGTCCTGACTCCAACCATCCAGCCCACAACCTATTCGCTTGTTTCGGACCTGGTCGGTGCGCACAGTCAGCAGACCGGTTATCCGACACTCGAGTGGGATTCGCTGGCGACACTCTCACATACAAACAGCAACAGTTATACCTTTTTCACTGATGTCGCCGGCATCCCCTGCGCCACTTTTGTCGATCTCGTGCCGGGCGAGGCAGAAGTGATCTATACCTATGATTCACGCGACAACAGCATCTACACCGAGGGCTTCCCTGTCGCGTGGCGGTATCTTGGCGATGATTACCAGTATGTTTATTTTGATATTCCTCTCTCGTTTTTTGACCGCTCGGACGCTATCGCGGCCCTGAGAAAGGCTGTCGACGAACTGCTGGCCTGGTCAACCCCGGTGGAGGAGATTACCGGCTTTGATGATTTACCGGGCGCGTACACTCTGTCGCAAAACTATCCCAACCCTTTCAATCCGGCGACAGAAATTGCATACTCAATTCCAGAAAAAGCTCATGTTACTCTGTCGGTGTACAATATCCTCGGGCAAAAAGTGACCACGCTGGTGGACGAAGAAAAAACCGCTGGAACTCATCATGTTCAGTGGAACGGAACAAACGAGAAAGGCGTTATGGCAGCTACCGGAATATATCTCTACAAAATGGAGGCGGGCCGGTACAAAGACTCCAAAAAGATGTTGCTCTTGAAATAA